In Camelus ferus isolate YT-003-E chromosome 5, BCGSAC_Cfer_1.0, whole genome shotgun sequence, one genomic interval encodes:
- the FZD5 gene encoding frizzled-5, translating to MARPDPSAPPSLLLLLLAQLAGRAAAASKAPVCQEITVPMCRGIGYNLTHMPNQFNHDTQDEAGLEVHQFWPLVEIHCSPDLRFFLCSMYTPICLPDYHKPLPPCRSVCERAKAGCSPLMRQYGFAWPERMSCDRLPVLGRDAEVLCMDYNRSEATTAPPRPFPAKPTLPGQPGPASGGDCAAGGPAMCKCREPFVPILKESHPLYNKVRTGQVPNCAVPCYQPSFSPDERTFATFWIGLWSVLCFISTSTTVATFLIDMERFRYPERPIIFLSACYLCVSLGFLVRLVVGHASVACSREHSHIHYETTGPALCTVVFLLVYFFGMASSIWWVILSLTWFLAAGMKWGNEAIAGYAQYFHLAAWLIPSVKSITALALSSVDGDPVAGICYVGNQNLNSLRGFVLAPLVLYLLVGTLFLLAGFVSLFRIRSVIKQGGTKTDKLEKLMIRIGIFTLLYTVPASIVVACYLYEQHYRESWEAALTCACPGPDAGQPRAKPEYWVLMLKYFMCLVVGITSGVWIWSGKTVESWRRFTSRCCCRRPRRGHKSGGATAAGDYAEASAALTGRTGTPGPAAAAAAAAAAAAYHKQVSLSHV from the coding sequence atGGCTCGGCCTGACCCGTCCGCTCCGCCTTCGCTGTTGCTATTGCTTCTGGCGCAGCTGGCGGGCCGGGCGGCGGCCGCCTCCAAGGCCCCGGTGTGCCAGGAAATCACAGTGCCCATGTGCCGCGGCATCGGCTATAACCTGACGCACATGCCCAACCAGTTCAACCACGACACGCAGGACGAGGCGGGTCTGGAGGTGCACCAGTTCTGGCCGCTGGTGGAGATCCACTGCTCGCCGGACCTGCGCTTCTTCCTGTGCTCCATGTACACGCCCATCTGCCTGCCGGACTACCACAAGCCGCTGCCGCCCTGCCGCTCCGTGTGTGAGCGCGCCAAGGCCGGCTGCTCGCCGCTCATGCGCCAGTACGGCTTCGCCTGGCCGGAACGCATGAGCTGCGACCGCCTCCCAGTGCTGGGCCGCGACGCCGAGGTCCTGTGCATGGATTACAATCGCAGCGAGGCCACCACGGCGCCCCCCAGGCCCTTCCCGGCCAAACCCACCCTCCCAGGCCAGCCGGGGCCAGCCTCGGGGGGCGACTGCGCCGCCGGGGGCCCAGCGATGTGCAAGTGCCGCGAACCCTTCGTGCCCATTCTGAAGGAGTCGCACCCGCTTTACAACAAGGTGCGGACCGGCCAGGTACCCAACTGTGCGGTACCCTGCTACCAGCCGTCCTTCAGCCCCGACGAGCGCACGTTCGCCACCTTCTGGATCGGCCTGTGGTCTGTGCTGTGCTTCATCTCCACTTCCACCACGGTGGCCACCTTCTTAATAGACATGGAACGCTTCCGTTACCCTGAGCGCCCCATCATCTTCTTGTCAGCCTGCTACCTGTGCGTGTCGCTGGGCTTCCTGGTGCGCCTGGTCGTGGGCCATGCCAGCGTCGCCTGCAGCCGCGAGCACAGCCACATCCACTATGAGACAACGGGCCCTGCGCTGTGCACTGTTGTCTTTTTACTGGTCTACTTCTTCGGCATGGCCAGCTCCATCTGGTGGGTCATCCTGTCGCTCACCTGGTTCTTGGCGGCTGGCATGAAGTGGGGCAACGAGGCTATTGCAGGCTATGCGCAGTACTTCCACCTGGCCGCGTGGCTCATTCCCAGTGTCAAGTCCATCACTGCACTGGCACTGAGCTCCGTGGATGGGGACCCGGTGGCCGGCATCTGCTACGTGGGGAACCAGAACCTGAACTCGCTACGCGGCTTCGTGCTGGCCCCGCTGGTGCTCTACCTGCTGGTGGGCACGCTCTTCCTCCTGGCCGGCTTCGTGTCTCTCTTCCGCATCCGCAGCGTCATCAAGCAGGGTGGCACCAAGACGGACAAGCTGGAGAAGCTCATGATCCGTATTGGCATCTTCACACTACTCTACACGGTGCCCGCCAGCATCGTGGTGGCCTGCTACCTGTACGAACAGCATTATCGCGAGAGTTGGGAGGCTGCGCTCACCTGCGCGTGCCCAGGTCCAGATGCCGGCCAGCCGCGCGCCAAGCCCGAGTACTGGGTTCTCATGCTCAAGTACTTCATGTGCCTCGTGGTGGGCATCACGTCGGGCGTCTGGATTTGGTCCGGCAAGACTGTGGAGTCGTGGCGCCGCTTCACCagccgctgctgctgccgccgcccgCGGCGGGGCCACAAGAGCGGCGGCGCCACTGCTGCCGGGGACTACGCCGAGGCGAGCGCAGCTCTCACTGGCAGGACCGGGACGccgggccccgccgccgccgccgccgccgccgctgccgccgccgcctacCACAAGCAGGTGTCCTTGTCGCACGTGTAG